Genomic window (Terriglobus sp. TAA 43):
TCTCCCTCTGCCGGTTGGTGAAGGGGAAGACATTTCCGACTACCTAGAAACGCATACGGTCGAGCAATTCTTCGCGCACATGTTCAAGAACCTGCAGCCCTGGGATACACCAGAGCTTAAGACGATCCTTGTAAAGCACGACCTTGCACCGCGCACGCTGCTGGTGAAGCCCTCAGAGCTCGCACGTAATGACCATGAGGGCGGTGATTGGCTTGTGGATAGACTTATTCCCCGGAATGGTCGCGGCCTCGTCATCGCGCCACCAAAGACCGGCAAATCATTCTTCTTTCTAGACCTCGCACTAGCGCTTGGAACGAACGGGAAGGTGCTGAACCTGCCACCGCTCGGACGGCCCGTGCGTGTTGCGATTGTAAGCCGTGAAGACGGACCGCAGCTCGTGAGTGAACGTCTTCGGGCGCTCGCCAAGGGACGCGGACTGGAATGGTTCGATGTCGACCGCAATATCCGCGTAAACACTGTGGAGCAGTCGCAGACGTTCCGTATCGACAACGATCACGACCTCAAGGAAATGGCCGAATGGCTGAACGCCGAGCAGATTGAATTCTGCGTTCTGGATGTGCTGAACAGGCTGCACAGCGGCGAAGAGAACTCAGCGAACGACATGACGAAAGTGATGAGCAAGTTTGACGAACTCTCTCGTCTATCTGGGGCGCACATATGCGTTATCCACCACACGAACAAAGGCGGCGGCGCGCGAGGATCTTCCTCTATCGAAGGCTGGGCGGATTACATCTTCCGAATCGAGTCAGACGCTCAGGAAGAAACGCTAAAGACGCTGTACGTACGAACAAAAGCCAGCAGCAATCCGCAGCCCAGGCACATGAAGTATTGGCAGTCACCAGACCTTAAGCAATCGGGCATTTCCATGGTGAGGGCGACAGCATGAACACTCGTTTCTATGAATGGGCTGCAGAGCGGTGTTTGATTTCAACCCGCGTGGCTTCCAGCGCGAAGCACCTCTGGTTCGCCTTCACACATGAACATAGCGGATACGCTGAAGAAGACTTCGCCAAGTGGCTTGAGGGTGAGTTTTCCATTCATTGCGGCCTCACTGCGGGGATATGCCTTACGGCAGACGCGGACGCCTATAGACAGGCATACAGTGCAGCCGATGATACCGCCAAGGCCTTAGCGCGGCGGGTGAAAGTTAATTTCCTCGACAGGAGAGCCGCGTGATTGGCCTTCGAATTGGCAGAGTGATAGAGAGCGCGCGGCAGAAGCGCGAAATGCAAGTTTGTGATCTTGCCAAAGCCAGCGGCCTGCATCGCAACAGCATTCGCCGGTTCGAATCGGGTGAGCGGATCCCCGGCCTTGATGACTTGGAGCGCATCTCGAAGGCATTGGATGTGAGCCTCTGGCGAATGATCTTTCGCGCGCAACCGGAGGCACGCACCCAAACGGGTGCAAATCATTGAATCAAAATGCCCCACGTGAAACGGTACTTGCATACCGCATGCGGCGAAGTAAGGCCCATTGCGGTGGCTGGAGAGGAAGCATAAATGCAAATCGCTGAAGCGAGTTTTCCTGAAAATCTCGTGACGACCGAAACAGTGGCACGAATGTTAGGCAAGAGCGCTCGCACGATTCGGCAATGGGCTGCGGAGGGGGTTTTACCCGCAGTGTCTATGCCGTGCACGAGGGGATATCGCTACAGGCCTTCGGAGATCGATCAATTCGTAAGCGCCTACAGCGTCGGCCCGCTGGCATCGGAGAGGGGATAAGGGTATGGCAACTTTTCCGCTTCCGGCTCTGAGTGTGAGTCCTCCGCAGCAGCAGCAAGATCCGCTTGAGCGGTACGGTCGCCTGCTGCAGTTGAAGAACCTGCTGCAGAACGCGCCGCTTCAGCAGCAGGCTTTGCAGCAGCAGGTTGAAGGTGGGCAGTTGCAACTCAACCAGCAGAGGCAACAGATGCAGGACCAGCAAACGCTGCGTTCCCTTTCACCGAAATTCATCGTGAAAGACGAAAGCGGCAAGGTCGGTTATGACTTCGACGGATACCTCAATGCGGCGGCATCCTCTGGTGTGAGGCCTGAGACTGTGGCGGCTCTGCAGAAGAGTTTTAACGAAGGGGCGTTGACTGCAGCGAATGTAAAAAAAACGGGCTTGGAAAATGCGAAGCTCGATATCGAAAACCACACGAATCTTAACAACGAGGCATTCAGTCATCTCGAAGGCTTGCGTGCCTCGCAGAACCCGGAGCAGCGTCAGCAACTTTGGGATTCCGCACTTCAGTGGGCAAGTAAGAATGCGAAAGCGCTTGGCATTGATCCATCCAAACTCCCGCAGCAGGCCCCGGACGATAACTACCTCGGTGTGATCGAGGCATCGCTTGGAATGCATTCGCAGCTAATATCCGATGCGCTCAAGAAATCGGAGACGCGCAAGAACGATTCACAGGCCGACCAAGCAGGAGCAACTGCCTCGGGCTCGCTGCTGAAGCAGTACGCTCCAGCATTGGCGCAGTCTTCTAGTGCCCAGGACTATGCGACCAAGTTGCAGGCCTTTGAAACCCTTCACCCTGACCTCGCAGGCCGCTTCCCGCGGCAGTTCGACCAGCGCAACCCGCAAGCCGTTCTCAACGTTGGTATGACCGCCAACGAATTGGCCGACTTTCAGCAAAAGGAGCGTCTCGCGAAATTCACCCAAGCGCAGGAGAATCACCGCGCGCAGTTGGGGCGTCAGACGACCTTCGAAAACTCGCGCATGCTTCACGGCATGAACCAGATCGATCAGTACACCGCGGACCCGCAACACGGCTACGGGCAGTTCGTCTCTCAGGCGGGCGCGGTCAAATCGGCAATTCAGCAGGCGAAGAACGGAAACCAACTCGCGGCCTCGCTCGAGCCCATGATGCTCGCGCTTGGCGTATCGAGCTTCGCGGGCGTGCATCGCATCAACGACGCTGAAATCAATCGTGCCGGTCCCGCAGTGGGTTCGGAGTTTCGCAAACTCGATAACCTGATTAACCGCATAGGCACCGGCAAGCCGTCTGATGCGCAGTTGCGCGAGGCTTCGAGCATCGTGGACAGCCTCATCTCCAACCGTCACAGCGCCTATCTGCAGGGTGTGCGTGCCGTTGCTGCAAATACCGGCCTCGACCCGGACAAGGTCACGGTGTTTGACCGCGACGGGAACATTACGCCGTTGGCGGCGGCGGTGGGTGGTGGTGCTGGAGGATCGGCACGCGGTGGCGGCGGCAATGCTAGTCCGCAGACACACACGTTCTCACTCTCTGCGTGGAAAGCGGCGAACCCTCGCGGTGATGCGAATGCAGCGAAGGCCGCAGCAGAAGCGCAGGGCTTCACGGTGGTCCAGTAAATGGCGACGACTCCGATCGATCTCTCTGCGGGCCTCGTCCCTAAGGCCAAGGCAGGCGGTGCTAGTGCAATCGACCTCTCTACGGGTTTGGTACCCAGCGACATTACCGCAAATCCGAACGGCGAGGGTACATATCGCCTCGTCAAGATTGGCGGCAAGGGAGGACCTGTTCAAATTCCGTACAGCAACGTGGAATCGGCTCGCCAGCAGGGCTATATGTGGCTTGCCGGTGGCGATCATGAGCGTTACGCGAAGGACTTCGAGGCCGCGAACAAACCGAACCTATGGGAGCGTGCGAACACTCCCGTCAACATCGGGAACCTGCGTGAAAGCATCGCCGAAGCAGAGCGCAATTCTTCCGGCCCGTACACGCTAGCGGACGCTCAATGGCGCAGCGATCACCCTCACATTGCGGCTCTGAAGACGTTTGTTAATGGCGTGGGGGCTGATGCTGCAAAAGCGTTCCTTACCCCTGTAGGTGTCGCTCTTGCAGCAACAGGAGGCATCGGCGAGGGAGCAGATGCGTTGCTCGCTGACGCGAAGGCGTCCGCACCTGTCTTAGGGAAATTGGCGACTACGGTGAAAGCGGCAGAACCCGCGATCAAGACGGCTAGTGCCGTCGCAAAGACTGCAACGGGCGCCGCAGGCGTCGGCTTTGCAGCGCATGGCGCGACAGACCTAATCGCAGACCCTCACCAGAACCCCGGTGAGAATGACAGCGATTATCTGCAGCGCATCGGCGGCGATCTTTCGGCGATTACAGGCGGCGCAACGGCGGGATTGAGGGGCAAGCGGGCAGCAACGGACACCGCGCCGAGAATTGGACTCATGGGCAAGACCCCTGAGGCGGCTTATGAACAAGCCTTGCGGCCATCGGTTTCGTATTCGCCGGATGAGCGTGCAGCGATGGCGCGAACAGGGCTCGATGAGGGAATCGTGGTCGGCAAGCCGGGGGTGACGCAACTCGAAGACCGCCTCAACAATCTCGGCATCCAGATTGAGCAGGCGATTAAGCCGGGAGTGCAGATTGACCCGAACAGAGCGGCTAGCTATGCCGACCAGACAAAGGCGCGCTTCGCCAACCAGGTAAACGCCGCCGGTGATCTCGCGGCTATCGATCGCGTCAAGCAGCAGTTTCTCGAAGAGCGTGGCGCACGTCCGGGCACACCTGCGGTTCAGCCGCAAGCTACGGGATTGTTCAACGCCAGCGGTCATCCCATCATGCGGCCAGGCACTCCCGCGCAGCCGGCGACCCCGGCCCCCTTGATGGATGCCACGCAAGCGCAGGCGATCAAAAGAGGCACCTACAGCGTGAACGCTGGCAAATACGGGCAATTGAGCAGCGCGGAGATTGAGGCGCAGAAAGCGATTGCGCGCGGACTAAAAGACGAGCTCGCGAATGCGTTCCCTGAATTGAAGGATCTCAACGGGGCGTCTGGTCGGCTGCTAGACCTGCAGGGCCCGCTAGAGCGGGCGGTTGCACAGCGAGGCAATAGAGGTTTGCTGCAAATTGGAACGGCGGCGACCACTGGAGTCGTTAAGGCGCTGGGCGGTAGTAACAAGATGGCGGTAGCAATCGGAGTTCTGAAGCAGGCACTTGAAGACCCGATGGTTAAATCCCGGCTGGCAATCGCAGTTAGTAAGGGTGGGAAGATTCCGCTTGCGTCTGCTCGCGCTCGCGTCGGAGCCTATCTATCATCGCTTGGTTATCTCGCTGAGGCCCACCATTCCGCTTCCACCGACGATACCGCCACCACTCAACTTGGTGAGCAGCCTTGATTACGATGGTTCCGAGAACAGACGCGACAACAGCGGTAAGGACGATTTCGACCAGCATTCCCAATCCGAACATTCGTCCCCCTTTGGAACGGTTTCACCACGATAAGTAACGGGGGCGGGTAGCGCAACGGAAATTCGCTCGAGAGGCCGTTGAGAACAACACTTGAGGAGATAGCACGGTGGCAGATTTCAACCCCTTAAACGTATTCGAAGTCCTGCCCCCAGGCGGTCAGCGCGTCACCCTCTCGCTAACCAATATTGGCGAATGTAAAGCCCTCGCGGTCATTTCGACCATGCCGAATCAGGAGCACATGTGGATTAAAATCTACAGCGCCGCAGAGGCGATATCGGACTTGTCCCGCCGTGGTCTGCTCACTGCTCAGAGCGAAACTGCTTTGAGACAGATGGCCCCTTTTTATGTCGGGCTGCCGAATATGGGTGTTGGCGAGGCATACACAGTCGATTCGTTCCTGCACGCTAAAGGGGCGATCCATGGTTTCCAGTACTGCAGCTGCCAGCGCCCTCTGTCGTAGGTCGAAAGGGTGAATATGGACGAACTGCGAAAAGGCGATGCGCTGGTGCTGGAAGCGGGCCCAGCCGTCTACGTGATTGAGAAGCGAGCTCGGTCGAGTGCGCCGTGGAATTTTCTGTGTGCATTCGGCGATCCGCACCTCGCTGCGCGATGGTTTCTGAAGCCTCGCAAGAAATCCGCCCAGTATCGCTGCAGGTGTTTGACCTTCGGTGAAGATGTGACCGCCCTGATCACAAAATCGACAGCAATTTCAGGCGTACTTGATATATCCACGAATCAAACCGAAATCAAACCAGCGACCGGACTCAATTAGCCCACATTCTGTGCCTTAGAGGAAACGAATGCTAGCGGCGAAAACAAGAAATCAAACGATAGTTTTTGCCAGCCGAGAGTGCCGTCAGAATACTGAGAGAAAATGCCCTGAAACGAATTATTTCCGTCCCTAAACACGCAGGCGTGTAGCGCTCGCGCGCGAGAGTAACACGCTATATGCAATTTCTAGAGTCCATAAAAGGAAATTGAATTTCGTGACCAGTACGCGCGTCGTGCATGTGTACGCGCGAGGTAGGTCCGGTCAGAACACCGTAGAAAACACCGGATGGCTTCCACTGAGAACAGCGGCAAAACAGCGAAGAATGTAAGGCGGTAGAGAACTGGAAGGCGCTCCACGACGAGTTTCTTTACTCCCTAAAGGCAAGCAAAAAAAGAACGCTCGATTTGAGCGCTCACTTTTTCAGCGTGCGGCGGCCTATGAGCAAAAGCGATAAAGATCTCCGTGCCTTAAATCAGCAGGGGAGTTTTCGGAGCAATACGCGCGCGAGGACGACTTCGGTGAGTTTTGTCAGTCCCTAAAGAGACCAATCCCGTACAACTTTGAGATTGTTGAATCGATGTGCGCAGATGGAAGATGCACATCCTGAATCCCAAGAAGTACAAGGGAACGCGGCGATTGCCATAATGCGAATGCCCAAGGCCAACTCAAAGACTTTGCTCGGCATAAATCCCAGCTTGGGCAAGCTGAAGACATCTCCGCTGATTGATTGCATAAAAGTCTTGTAACATTTCGCCTGCACGTAGCATGATAGAGCCGACATCCCCCTAAACCTCAACGAGGTGAGCTTTGATGGCAGAGCCGCGGGTAAAGAGAAATATTGCTTGGGATATCTTCAAAATTCAAGCGAACATCTCGATCACTGTTGGACTCTCGGTAGGGTTGGCCTATGCCCTGCTGACGGTATATCTACCGTTCACAACACCCTCGTTGCGGGCGCATCCCTGGTTTAATCTAGGCGTTCTAATGCTTATCGGCCTGGCTTCCGGAATGCTCGGATGGGGCATCGGGATATTTCTCTCCCCGATTGGGAGCCAAGTGAAGAGTGCCGCTGCCCTCGCCTCAGCTTTCGCATCGTTCTGGACGGGTGTAGTCGTCAGTCATATCGAGGTGATCACCCGATTTCTCGTGGGAGCCGCTAATAGAGAGACGGGGCAAGCCGCGAAGGTACGCCTCCTCTTCGCGGGGGGTGTTTTCTTAATGTCTCTCTTCATCACGATCAACTCGCGCTTTCCCGAACACACTGTTAACACAGCCAAGGGCACCTCGCAGAACCCGACGTCTCAATAGTGCCTATGGGCCGGTCCATCAAACTTGTCTGACTTAAGCGAGTTGCTAAACCAGCCTGCTAACACAATGGGATTGAGTGCCGCTGAGTAGCGATTTCTCCTCATGACCATTTACGGCGATTCGAGGTGTGAAATGACTCCGCAGATGCATGCTGCACTAATCGAGTTGATCGAACGCTCCCATGGCGACGGCATCTCCGAGGAGGAGTGGGCTCCTCTTTCGCTTGATAAATCTGATCGTAGAAAATCGCATTTCACTTCCCGCACAAGCACGTCGCTTTTATGAGTCATTACCACAAAGTGCGCGTGACCAAGTAGAACGTCGTAGTGAGCGGACATCAACGCAACAAGGTTAATGCCGGTGCCCACTAGGGAAATAATCAAGAGATTTGAGCAGCGGGGCGGTTCTCACTCTTTCAGGCGCGATCTACGTCCGTTTTTGCGCGCATGGTCCAAGACTCGGGTCATCTGCTCATGGTTCACCTCGTCGATGATATCCATGTCAAATACCGGGCGAAGAACGTTTTCGACGAAGCTTGTTTGGATAATGCCGACCTCCCGAAACTCACCAACGATGAGAGTGAAAGTCAGTCCCGGAATACTGAACGTGAAGTAGCTAGCGGTGGCTCCGTAGCGCGGATGCACACCATGACTCAGCTGGGTCATGTTTGAGCGATAGCGGATAAAGACCTGCAATGAGACGAAACGCGGAAACGTTCCCACGCCGAGCAGGAACCGTCGAAATTGATTCTCATATCGGTGCAGTGAGAAGGCCTTCTCACCGTGCTCTGCGTCGTACTGCGCTCTCCAGACCATTGACGCCGCGAAGTATTCGAGAGCTCCGTAGTTGATGGCGGTATTGTGGGCTGCATAGAAGGCGGCTGTGTCGCCAGCGAGCACGTCATGCTCGCATTGCCTGAGTAGATCTAGAAGCGGAAAGGATGTGTTGTTGTCCTGCAGGCACACTTGAGAAACCCATCGTTCACCCAGGCGACTAAATCGATTCTCGCAGTTGCCGCACAACAGGTATCGAGTGTCTTGTCGGGAGGTCTGAACCATGCCCAAACCCGAGATTTGTACAGGATTCTCATTATCCGCTCCTTGCTGGCGCAGACGTTTGTAGACGAACGCAGGTAAGCGCACGTGCGACCTTTGAAGTGGTCCTTCGGTTCCGCAGAGTTTGCAT
Coding sequences:
- a CDS encoding AAA family ATPase, which encodes MSITPEQIETYFLQRLDPYAIRHSKGTEYRSRCPFHGGNNGSALAVDLEDGKYFCFACNAKGKGPITFEQSMSEAEGGANLPFEIAREKVEQIIGTPFVKRVYQEPLAQGKKKGWNRKQARDRYVYTDEVGKELLSVWRFVDRDGNKVTPPDYPCGCSPDSECDKCEQTDLGRRVWGSKGVRRTLYRLPDVMQSLIVFVVEGEKNVNDLSRALGTHLKKVRGFTLGALTVDRIGVTTNPGGAMAWKREFGFGKYFLGKVVIKLGDNDAQGRKHDEDVCADVAQYASKVFRLPLPVGEGEDISDYLETHTVEQFFAHMFKNLQPWDTPELKTILVKHDLAPRTLLVKPSELARNDHEGGDWLVDRLIPRNGRGLVIAPPKTGKSFFFLDLALALGTNGKVLNLPPLGRPVRVAIVSREDGPQLVSERLRALAKGRGLEWFDVDRNIRVNTVEQSQTFRIDNDHDLKEMAEWLNAEQIEFCVLDVLNRLHSGEENSANDMTKVMSKFDELSRLSGAHICVIHHTNKGGGARGSSSIEGWADYIFRIESDAQEETLKTLYVRTKASSNPQPRHMKYWQSPDLKQSGISMVRATA
- a CDS encoding multiprotein-bridging factor 1 family protein, with the translated sequence MIESARQKREMQVCDLAKASGLHRNSIRRFESGERIPGLDDLERISKALDVSLWRMIFRAQPEARTQTGANH
- a CDS encoding helix-turn-helix domain-containing protein, translated to MQIAEASFPENLVTTETVARMLGKSARTIRQWAAEGVLPAVSMPCTRGYRYRPSEIDQFVSAYSVGPLASERG